A genomic region of Ptychodera flava strain L36383 unplaced genomic scaffold, AS_Pfla_20210202 Scaffold_48__1_contigs__length_985763_pilon, whole genome shotgun sequence contains the following coding sequences:
- the LOC139128295 gene encoding uncharacterized protein yields MQPQRDEPSQPQVQGLQSYTSLSQQLQRTTRNGTRPGFANRTITGLSLCQLLLGGIAVALGITAIFIGCFDSTIACGIWCGAFFLVSGVFGLFAALTKANGLIIASMILSTVSASLFAPVLLLMSVFMIYEDHYWYFPDIGQVVLDSFLMIVAVAENVIAVISSAFCCRAVFHNQLLSLLNRTFPYGVPNERRNIQQEDPMERTGINNPWVVSSNFHHEQQRTGYNGSTRSTVCTNAPCAIPYYQEVPGYQQRTGYTCLHRPQQMSHHQQQSFVWTTATCTPTTVAATNQSTAAYITNKQITETRATAAAIASAAHSTVPGPATPTVPRK; encoded by the exons ATGCAACCACAGCGGGATGAACCAAGCCAGCCGCAGGTACAAGGGCTGCAATCATACACATCTCTAAGTCAGCAATTGCAACGGACAACAAGGAATGGTACAAGACCAGGCTTTGCCAATCGAACCATCACTGGGCTTAGTTTGTGTCAACTTCTTCTAGGTGGTATTGCCGTGGCTTTGGGAATAACAGCAATATTTATTGGATGTTTTGATTCAACAATCGCTTGTGGAATATGGTGTGGCGCATTC TTCTTGGTCAGCGGTGTATTTGGACTCTTCGCTGCATTGACAAAGGCTAATGGATTG ATTATAGCGTCAATGATTCTTTCGACAGTGTCAGCATCTCTGTTTGCGCCTGTACTTTTGCTCATGAGCGTATTTATGATATACGAGGATCATTACTGGTACTTCCCTGAT ATCGGTCAAGTTGTATTAGACTCTTTCTTGATGATTGTAGCCGTCGCAGAAAACGTCATTGCTGTAATCTCATCAGCTTTCTGTTGTAGAGCTGTCTTTCATAACCAACTTCTTAGC TTGTTGAATCGTACGTTTCCCTATGGTGTTCCCAATGAGAGACGGAACATTCAACAGGAAGATCCCATGGAAAGAACGGGGATTAATAATCCATGGGTCGTGTCGTCCAACTTCCATCATGAACAGCAAAGAACAG GTTATAACGGATCAACACGAAGTACGGTCTGTACCAATGCACCTTGCGCCATTCCCTATTACCAGGAGGTCCCAGGATACCAACAAAGGACAGGCTATACCTGTTTGCACCGACCCCAGCAGATGTCTCACCATCAACAACAGTCCTTCGTTTGGACAACCGCAACATGTACACCAACCACTGTCGCAGCCACAAATCAATCAACAGCAGCATACATAACCAACAAACAGATTACAGAGACCCGGGCCACTGCAGCAGCAATCGCAAGTGCTGCTCACTCCACAGTCCCAGGTCCAGCAACACCAACAGTACCAAGGAAATGA